A part of Gadus morhua chromosome 17, gadMor3.0, whole genome shotgun sequence genomic DNA contains:
- the irs4b gene encoding insulin receptor substrate 2-B has translation MDNFTNYQEGNTAMLMMEKGQQPIDAGVKPATANGDVSVGEPPSPVINIGGGGGGGAARFHQQHLPPSSNHHSSPGQPKDQPPHPLSNLHHYQPGQQQHLSGENTSDSPGRKANSSVSAAEDAAASGSGHVYAAVNVVASNTSEAVDDIRKCGYLRKQKHGHKRFFVLRAASHIGPSRLEYFDSEKKFRNSLRSAAAAAAAASGGAVAPSPPKRVIYLYQCFTVNKRADSKNKHLIALYTKDEYFAIVAESEQEQEDWYVAVSELMNEGKKGHVDSDDLDDGYGTVTPGTVFKEVWQVNVKPKGLGQTKNLTGVYRLCLSTKTLHLVKLNSETPCVNLQLMNIRRCGHSESFFFIEVGRSSSIGPGEIWMQVDDSVVAQNMHETILETMKALKAFTEFRPRSKSQSSGSNPMPFITTRRHLGNLPPSQTGLQRRSRTESVVGTPPSSKSSGASGYRFRTSSEGEGTMNRPFRSATGSLVHLNSTRAHLGRHDAAGACGMGVATGNAGTSTGSGGGGGGSRCHVRTIPGLQQASGCCHARSASLPVSHYPSATSPVSVSSSSGHGSVSDTLTRPSSASICGSPSDGGFNSSDEYGSSPGDFRYLRVRSNTPDSLGNTPPIREEHLLNDYMTMGWHRDVFGAGPPEAPRDEGPSAGADDERTCPSSSSLRRRAHSFTRAGGAAGGGATGGSGVAVYQKMTQTTFSLDERDLGGLAFGGGGLLRGGPPSSSSSSLRSDYSSCSEHSQQSRPSANAGDHHHLPPPSSSPSSSSTAKGDGGYMPMMCGVAAASPRDTPPDYMPMQPGSSPSPQFHSPALAPRSAHLHQHHLLHHHPHLHHPTPSSSSSSSSPSESHGYMMMLPGGSGGSSSPSQTSPSPHGGAGGGARRGDGVAERPENAEYMDMSHSSGTGSGGHKQPGGDAAAGGYYALGAPEPPPSSYSPYFSLPRSYKAPTPRQAEAGEYGEYVPMSSPAKPGFSPTLPASGSGASTPERRGGSAPTPSHPPPPYSAAHANRPNRLPLGRRSFHWPARAGEASAPTASAGTSTSASDRPPSPGEYINIEFSESCPPPLTPGSSFPLSAQEEVLSPGSGVHCCSPHQDYMSVEVGGKSQSPRPSLVAPWNPPSYIRPLAAHTGGPASPGGPPRAGGHWKALGDDYTDMTFNLGRGGEGPRASPTAVLQHLCVMEGHYGHPTPASSSSSSSPNPPGSPGRTGTEPKVVRADPQGRRRHSSETFTSPSSSSATPTGPPAASPLPDASNGAHQADGLPPRWSGSGSFDSVWMSVEGLGESAASRAHARAPDPGAPSSSSSSSGRMCRNMSSGYQNGLNYIALELREEAGAAATTAGAAVDTSVAGSNGSLSPTETTPPPLENGGYASIDFTKSTEAVASANKD, from the coding sequence ATGGACAATTTCACGAATTACCAGGAGGGTAACACCGCAATGTTGATGATGGAGAAGGGACAGCAGCCGATAGACGCGGGGGTGAAACCCGCGACGGCGAACGGAGACGTCTCGGTCGGGGAACCCCCTTCCCCGGTCATTAATATcggtggaggcggcggtggcggaGCAGCGAGGTTTCATCAACAACACCTGCCGCCCTCTAGCAACCACCACTCTTCTCCTGGTCAGCCCAAGGATCAACCACCGCACCCACTGTCCAACCTCCATCACTACCAGCcgggccagcagcagcatctcTCCGGGGAAAACACCTCGGATTCCCCCGGTAGAAAAGCCAACTCGTCGGTCTCTGCAGCCGAGGACGCTGCCGCTAGCGGCAGCGGCCATGTATACGCGGCTGTGAACGTCGTCGCATCCAATACATCTGAAGCTGTGGACGATATTCGCAAATGTGGCTACCTGAGGAAACAGAAACACGGACACAAGAGGTTCTTCGTGCTGCGGGCGGCCAGCCACATAGGCCCCAGTCGCCTGGAGTACTTTGACAGCGAGAAGAAATTCCGGAATAGCCTGCGGTCTGCCGCCGCTGCCGCGGCCGCCGCTAGCGGGGGAGCTGTCGCCCCTTCTCCGCCGAAGCGGGTTATTTACCTCTACCAGTGCTTCACTGTAAACAAAAGGGCGGATTCTAAAAACAAGCATCTCATCGCCCTCTACACTAAAGACGAGTACTTCGCCATCGTGGCGGAGAGCGAGCAAGAGCAAGAAGACTGGTACGTGGCCGTGAGCGAGCTGATGAACGAGGGGAAAAAAGGGCACGTTGACTCTGACGATCTAGACGACGGGTACGGTACCGTGACCCCCGGTACGGTGTTCAAGGAGGTGTGGCAGGTAAATGTGAAGCCCAAGGGCCTGGGTCAGACCAAGAACCTCACGGGAGTGTACCGGCTGTGCCTCTCGACCAAGACCCTTCACCTGGTGAAGCTGAATTCGGAGACGCCGTGCGTCAACCTCCAGCTTATGAACATCCGGCGCTGCGGCCACTCGGAGAGCTTCTTCTTCATCGAGGTGGGCCGGTCGTCGTCCATCGGGCCCGGCGAGATCTGGATGCAGGTGGACGACTCGGTGGTGGCCCAGAATATGCATGAGACCATCCTGGAGACGATGAAGGCCCTAAAGGCTTTTACAGAGTTCCGCCCCCGCAGTAAGAGCCAGTCGTCAGGCTCCAACCCCATGCCCTTCATCACCACGCGCCGTCACCTCGGCAACCTGCCGCCCAGCCAGACGGGGCTCCAGCGGCGCTCCAGGACGGAGTCCGTTGTGGGTACGCCGCCGTCCAGCAAGAGCTCAGGCGCCAGTGGCTACCGCTTCCGCACGTCCAGCGAAGGGGAGGGGACGATGAACCGGCCGTTCCGCTCGGCGACGGGGAGCCTGGTGCACCTCAACAGCACACGCGCCCACCTGGGGCGCCACGACGCGGCCGGGGCCTGCGGCATGGGCGTGGCCACAGGCAACGCCGGCACCAGCACGGGGtcgggcggcgggggcggcgggagCCGCTGCCACGTGCGCACAATCCCGGGGCTCCAGCAGGCGTCGGGCTGCTGCCACGCGCGCTCGGCGTCGCTCCCGGTCTCCCACTACCCGTCGGCGACCAGCCCCGTCAGCGTGTCGTCGAGCAGCGGCCACGGCTCGGTGTCGGACACGCTCACCCGGCCCTCCAGCGCCTCCATCTGCGGCTCGCCGTCGGACGGCGGCTTCAACTCGTCGGACGAGTACGGCTCGAGCCCCGGCGACTTCCGGTACCTGCGCGTGCGCAGCAACACGCCCGACTCCCTGGGCAACACGCCGCCCATCCGCGAGGAGCACCTCCTCAACGACTACATGACAATGGGCTGGCACCGGGACGTCTTCGGCGCCGGGCCGCCGGAGGCGCCGCGCGACGAGGGCCCGTCGGCCGGGGCCGACGACGAGCGGACCTGCCCCTCGTCGTCCTCGCTGCGGCGGCGCGCCCACTCCTTCAcccgggcggggggggcagcCGGCGGCGGGGCCACGGGCGGCTCGGGCGTCGCCGTCTACCAGAAGATGACCCAGACGACGTTCTCGTTGGACGAGAGGGACCTGGGGGGGCTGGCCttcgggggcggggggctgctcCGCGGGGGGCCTCCctcctcgtcgtcgtcctccctGCGGTCGGACTACAGCTCCTGCTCGGAGCACAGCCAGCAGAGCCGGCCGTCCGCCAACGCCGgggaccaccaccacctcccgcccccctcctcctccccttcgtcGTCGTCCACCGCCAAGGGGGACGGCGGCTACATGCCCATGATGTGCGGCGTGGCGGCCGCCTCGCCCCGGGACACGCCCCCCGACTACATGCCCATGCAGCCCGGCTCCTCCCCGTCGCCCCAGTTCCACAGCCCGGCTCTAGCCCCCCGCTcggcccacctccaccagcaccacctgctccaccaccacccccacctccaccaccccactccctcctcgtcctcctcctcctcctccccctccgagTCCCACGGCTACATGATGATGCTCCCGGGCGGCAGCGGGGGCTCGTCGTCCCCCTCGCAGACCTCCCCCAGCCCGCACGGGGGAGCCGGCGGCGGCGCGCGGCGCGGCGACGGCGTCGCCGAGCGGCCGGAGAACGCCGAGTACATGGACATGTCCCACAGCAGCGGCACGGGCTCCGGGGGCCACAAGCAGCCCGGTGGTGACGCGGCGGCCGGCGGCTACTACGCCCTGGGCGCCCCCGAGCCGCCGCCCAGCTCCTACAGCCCCTActtctccctcccccgctcctaCAAGGCGCCCACGCCGCGGCAGGCGGAGGCGGGGGAGTACGGCGAGTACGTCCCCATGAGCTCCCCGGCCAAGCCCGgcttctcccccaccctccccgccAGCGGCTCCGGCGCCTCCACCCCCGAGAGGCGCGGGGGCTCGGCCCCCACGCCctcccaccccccgcccccgtaCAGCGCCGCGCACGCCAACCGGCCCAACCGCCTGCCCCTGGGCCGCCGCAGCTTCCACTGGCCGGCCCGGGCCGGCGAGGCCTCGGCCCCGACGGCCAGCGCGGGGACCTCCACCTCGGCCTCGGACCGGCCCCCCAGCCCCGGGGAGTACATCAACATCGAGTTCAGCGAGAGCTGcccgccccccctcacccccggctcctccttccCGCTCTCTGCCCAGGAGGAGGTGCTCTCCCCCGGGTCGGGGGTCCACTGCTGCTCCCCCCACCAGGACTACATGAGCGTGGAGGTGGGCGGCAAGAGCCAGTCCCCCAGACCCAGCCTGGTGGCTCCCTGGAACCCCCCCAGCTACATCCGGCCGCTGGCCGCCCACACCGGGGGGCCGGCCTCCCCCGGCGGGCCCCCGCGGGCCGGAGGGCACTGGAAAGCGCTGGGGGACGACTACACGGACATGACCTTTAACctcggcagggggggggagggtccgcGGGCCAGCCCCACCGCCGTCCTGCAGCACCTCTGCGTGATGGAGGGCCACTACGGGCACcccacccccgcctcctcctcctcctcctcctcccccaacccccccggcAGCCCGGGCCGGACGGGGACGGAGCCCAAGGTGGTGCGCGCCGACCCCCAGGGGCGGCGGCGCCACAGCTCCGAGACCTTCACCTCGCCGTCCTCCTCCAGCGCCACGCCCACCGGGCCGCCCGCCGCCAGCCCCCTCCCCGACGCGTCCAACGGGGCGCACCAGGCCGACGGCCTCCCTCCCAGGTGGTCCGGCTCCGGGTCCTTCGACAGCGTGTGGATGTCCGTGGAGGGGCTCGGGGAGTCTGCAGCGAGCCGTGCCCACGCCAGAGCCCCCGACCCGGGCGCCccctcgtcgtcgtcctcctcctcgggcCGGATGTGTCGGAACATGTCGTCAGGCTACCAGAACGGCCTCAACTACATCGCCCTGGAGCTGAGGGAAGAGGCGGGCGCCGCGGCGACGACGGCCGGCGCCGCGGTGGACACTTCCGTTGCTGGGAGCAACGGGAGCCTGTCGCCGACGGAAACGACGCCCCCGCCGTTGGAGAATGGAGGCTACGCCAGTATAGATTTCACCAAATCCACCGAGGCCGTCGCGTCGGCAAATAAGG